GACCTCTATGGCCTCAATACCGTGGGCCTTCGATACTTCAATATTTTTGGTCCTCGGCAGGATCCAAACGGGCCGTACGCTGCGGTGATCCCGAAATTTATCCAGATTTTGAAAGATGGCGGTGTGCCGACTGTGAACGGTGACGGCGGCCAAACACGTGACTTTACCTACGTGGCGAACGCGGTTCAGGCGAACCTTAACGCATGCACCCATGCCGAGCGTGCCTCCGGTCAAATCATGAATATCGCGTGTGGTGAGCGAATCTCTCTCAACGACCTCTACACGATCATTGCCGAGGAGCTCGGAGTCACGCAATCCCCCAATTACGGCCCTCCCCGCGCCGGCGACGTTCGCGATTCGCTCGCCGATATTTCCAAGGCAAAACGCCTCATCGAGTACGACCCGAGCATCGACTACCGAGAAGGACTGCGACTCACAGTTGCGAGTCACGGCTAATTGAGTTCAAATTCAGCCATGAATTCACCGCTGAAGACTCTAGGCCGGTACGAACTCCTGCATCCCATCGCACGCGGTGGTATGGGAGAGATCTATCTGGCACGGGCTCGAGGTGCGGGCGGCTTTGAGAAGACCATCATCATCAAGACGATGGTGGAGCATCTCGCCGAAGAAGAGGAGTTCATCACGCGCTTTCTGGACGAGGCGCATATCGTGGTGCAGCTCGTTCACGGCAATATCGTCCCCGTCTTTGATATGGGTGAGGAAGACGGCACGTATTTCATCGCCATGGAGTATGTGCCAGGCCGCGATTTGCGCGAAGTGCTCAAACGCCTCAGCATGACTGGGGATGTGATGCCCGTGGACCTCGCGCTCTTTGTGGTGAGCGAGGTGGCCAAAGGGCTTGATTACGCGCATCGAAAGACGGATTCGGACGGCGAAAACTTAGGGATCGTACACCGCGATATCAGCCCCTCAAATATCGTGATTTCGTCGGATGGCGAGGTGAAGATCATCGATTTCGGCATTGCGCGTGCCGCTGGAAAGCTCGGGAAGACCGCATCGGGGCGCATCCAGGGTAAGTTTTGCTACATGAGCCCGGAGCAGGCCGCAGGGCGCCCGCTCGACGCGCGCAGCGACGTATTCAGTGCCGGGGTCACGCTCTACGAGTTGATGACGGGGTTTCGGCCCTTTGAGGGGAGCTCGGACCTGGAGAGCCTGGAGCTCGTGCGGCTCTGTGAATTCGACCCGCCGAGCACCCTGAATCCCGCGATTCCGGAAGAGGTAGACTCGATCGTTCAAAAGGCGCTCTCCAAGAACACGGCTGAGCGATATCAGAGCGCCGAACAGCTGCAGGTGGATATCCTTCAATATCTCTACGCCACGGGCAGCGCACCAACGAGCTCCGAGGTCGGAAAGTTCTTGGCAGGCTTGTTCCCGGAGGGTTTGGAGCGAAAGGAGCTCAAGGCTGCGCGCGGCTCGGGTTCTTCGCCGCGCAAAGGGAATCTAGACCAGGTGCTTGAAGAGGAGTTGGACCGACTGCTGGACAAGCCCGGGACAGACCCCTTCTCAACCACGGCGGCATCGCCGGCAAAACGGCCGGCTCAGTCTTCGGAGACGGCGAGTCGGATCATCGACTCGAGTTCGATTTCAAAGCCGCTGACCTCGCGCACGCATCAGACAGGTCAAGGCGCTGCGGAGGCGCCCGCGAGTGGGCTGAACCGCATGGTCGCGGGTGGAAGCGTGTTCATTTTGCTTCTGGCGGCGGGCTTTTTCCTCTGGCCCCGACCTGCGTATGTTCAGATCGATAGTGAGCCTGAGGGCGCTAAGATTCTCATCAACGGCGCCGAGTCTATGGGCAGCCTCACGCCTGCGCGCCTTAAGTTAGAGCCCGGTGTTCACTCGATTACGATTGAAAAAGATGGGTTTCAGGCGCGGACCTTGAGGG
This Microvenator marinus DNA region includes the following protein-coding sequences:
- a CDS encoding serine/threonine-protein kinase, with protein sequence MNSPLKTLGRYELLHPIARGGMGEIYLARARGAGGFEKTIIIKTMVEHLAEEEEFITRFLDEAHIVVQLVHGNIVPVFDMGEEDGTYFIAMEYVPGRDLREVLKRLSMTGDVMPVDLALFVVSEVAKGLDYAHRKTDSDGENLGIVHRDISPSNIVISSDGEVKIIDFGIARAAGKLGKTASGRIQGKFCYMSPEQAAGRPLDARSDVFSAGVTLYELMTGFRPFEGSSDLESLELVRLCEFDPPSTLNPAIPEEVDSIVQKALSKNTAERYQSAEQLQVDILQYLYATGSAPTSSEVGKFLAGLFPEGLERKELKAARGSGSSPRKGNLDQVLEEELDRLLDKPGTDPFSTTAASPAKRPAQSSETASRIIDSSSISKPLTSRTHQTGQGAAEAPASGLNRMVAGGSVFILLLAAGFFLWPRPAYVQIDSEPEGAKILINGAESMGSLTPARLKLEPGVHSITIEKDGFQARTLRVELGRGEEFEIGADRATLVEIKRPRSFEVKAPEGAVILRDQSSLGTHQTTIELNPGQVTNLLAQKEGCTGSNYALSYEHSSPQVVLPLNCEPAQTEPEPEPEPSKERPAQPQVVTVVFDSTPTGATVVIDGAEVGQTPMRAPYPTREAFEVRFELDGYESVVQTRRPGVRRVSAKFAQADEGCLDLSLINPAIGEVSIDSGPFEKVNRGFKKRPLKAGKHTVRARNPVAQRDDTFEVEIEASPKCKLLVIWD